The Streptosporangiales bacterium genomic interval GACCGCCTTGTCCGGTACCCAGCCGGTCGCCGAGGGCATCACCAACCCGCCCATCGACGAGCTGCTCCAGACCACGCCGAGCCGGTACCAGCTGGTGATCTTCGCCGCGAAGCGTGCGCGCCAGATCAACGCGTACTACTCGCAGCTCGGCGAGGGCCTGCTCGAGTACGTCGGCCCGCTCGTCGAGACCCACGTCCAGGAGAAGCCGCTGTCGATCTCGCTGCGCGAGATCCACGCCGGCCTGCTCGACACCGAGACGGTCGAGACTCCCGAGGACGACGCTCTCGCCGCCACCCGCAGCGAGTAGCGCCCCCCACTGCGCGTGTCCGGTGACGAAGGACGACCGCTGGTCGTCGTCG includes:
- a CDS encoding DNA-directed RNA polymerase subunit omega encodes the protein MSGTQPVAEGITNPPIDELLQTTPSRYQLVIFAAKRARQINAYYSQLGEGLLEYVGPLVETHVQEKPLSISLREIHAGLLDTETVETPEDDALAATRSE